A segment of the Bactrocera neohumeralis isolate Rockhampton chromosome 3, APGP_CSIRO_Bneo_wtdbg2-racon-allhic-juicebox.fasta_v2, whole genome shotgun sequence genome:
ATCCAAGTTTGTCGGAGAAGCTGTCGTCTAACAAAGTATCTGCTTCATCTAGCACGACATGTCGCACTTCTTCCATGCGATAGATACCCGTTGTTACAAGTTTGCTGAGAGCACCAACTGTGGCGACTAGAACATCAACATCAGCAAATTCGGGATTAACCATTAGGCGCTTTGTGTTTCCTCCAAGTATCGTTTTGATTTGCAAATTTGTGTGCTGGCAAAGATTTTCAGCCACCCTGCTTATTTGGACTGCTAGTTCACGGCCAGGTGTTATGATGACAGCCAACGGCGTATTGAACTTTCGATTAATTTTCTCCGCTTGCGCTTGCTTTCGTTCAATAATCTGTTGTAGAATGGGTAACATGTAGGCGAGTGTTTTTCCACATCCAGTCTCTGCGGCAATTAACACATGGTGACTATCGTACACTTTTGGTATAGCTTTGGTTTGAATgtttgtaaaagtttttatattcaGATCATTTCTGAGGTTCtccattaatttttcattaaaacaaatattgtttGAACGGAGAAATTCATCTATATCTATCATCTCAGATTGTATATCTGCCTTACTTAAGGTCGCGTTAAATATCATATAATCATCTTTGGATTTGTAATGCTTCCATCCACTAGTCGCTAGCGGTATTGTTCCAAAGTCAGAGTCCGCCGGTGCTGGTACATATAAATGAAACTGCGTTCGCTTACAACTGATTAAGGGCCTTTGCTTTTTGGGAAGAGCTGCACCTGGATTTGGTTTAACCGCAGTTGCTGCGACCGTTGTGTATAATCGAAATATACCAAGAAAGGCGGTATTCTTAGACCTTTTCAACATTTTAGTTACGTTATATCAGCAAATGATAACAGAACCGTTTATTCTCGTGGGATAAAATCAGCTGTGAAAGAGATGATTGATATTTAGCAATTATATCGATTAAATTCAATAGTGTTGCcacttaatgaaaaatttttatttctcaaaacTTGTTGAAACGAGTAAAAACCGTTTCTAACCTTTTTTTTACCATTACactaacagccctattctcatgccctcacaaaagtcaccaacctcactacagtgatgtttctcactatagtgagggttaccttattctggcgaaaattcaaaagctcaaatgctcactattatcacaaataactgtgacgtgtgaaagcagccatcataatagaaaacatgtgtgtttttttttgttttacatcaatatttggcattttttaaaaaatatttaagtgttatAACTAGCATGTAGGAACAgttctttgtgtatgcggcaattgttgaggaggaggaatcggggagtaggaggaaaattttgaagggtttacgagacaaaagcgatccttttactatgcaagacacaacaTTTATAAGTACATTCCGATTCCtaaaatcgctatgtaaagtacttataggtgaattggtgccgcatgatgtgcagaagtcgagtatatcttttgatctgcgtttcctggcgtttgtgtttttacgggcatggctcttacaaaaaatgcgttggtaatagttatatgctttgggatcaagggcacaatcggctcaatcgattgtacccatattgggcttgtttcaccctcaagcacagacgccaCTACTCCTCTCTCACTTTTC
Coding sequences within it:
- the LOC126754047 gene encoding probable ATP-dependent RNA helicase DDX28, translating into MLKRSKNTAFLGIFRLYTTVAATAVKPNPGAALPKKQRPLISCKRTQFHLYVPAPADSDFGTIPLATSGWKHYKSKDDYMIFNATLSKADIQSEMIDIDEFLRSNNICFNEKLMENLRNDLNIKTFTNIQTKAIPKVYDSHHVLIAAETGCGKTLAYMLPILQQIIERKQAQAEKINRKFNTPLAVIITPGRELAVQISRVAENLCQHTNLQIKTILGGNTKRLMVNPEFADVDVLVATVGALSKLVTTGIYRMEEVRHVVLDEADTLLDDSFSDKLGYFLRRFPFHKNHTQDEHNVGTQLILASATMPTNTEEMLQKVIDVQTLHEVSSHNLHKLMPHVEQRFMRISKQSRPSNLLNLVKKDVAKKQPVIVFSNKSATSDFVDIFLNNNGVRSVNLNGDMLMKIRIGRFEQFQDGKYDVLSTTDIGSRGLDTTSARHVINFDFPLHVSDYIHRCGRIGRVGNLTPSVVTNFISSRREVEVVQRIEHAARTGGLLPNVNANIKNIINKRILKDMQVAGIEVPEEEAF